A stretch of Crossiella cryophila DNA encodes these proteins:
- a CDS encoding NfeD family protein produces the protein MAALVWLVAGVLLLAAEVLSGDFVLLMIGVAALAAAGSAAAIDILWVDVAVFAVSSIVLLAAVRPALRRRMLAGDHVKTNVEALVGGKAVVLSTVDAHGGQVKLGGEIWSARAYDETQVIEVGRAVTVMDIAGATAVVWAEG, from the coding sequence ATGGCCGCCCTGGTCTGGCTGGTAGCCGGAGTCCTGCTTCTGGCAGCGGAAGTGCTTTCTGGTGACTTCGTGCTGCTCATGATCGGCGTCGCGGCACTGGCCGCGGCCGGATCCGCGGCCGCGATCGACATCTTGTGGGTCGACGTCGCCGTGTTCGCGGTCAGTTCGATCGTGCTGCTCGCGGCCGTTCGGCCCGCGCTGCGCAGGCGGATGCTGGCCGGGGACCATGTGAAAACCAACGTGGAAGCGCTGGTCGGCGGCAAGGCAGTAGTACTGTCCACTGTGGACGCTCACGGTGGTCAGGTGAAACTCGGTGGTGAGATCTGGTCGGCCCGCGCCTACGACGAGACGCAGGTGATCGAGGTCGGACGGGCCGTCACCGTCATGGATATCGCTGGAGCGACCGCGGTCGTGTGGGCGGAAGGCTGA